The Lycium ferocissimum isolate CSIRO_LF1 chromosome 1, AGI_CSIRO_Lferr_CH_V1, whole genome shotgun sequence genome includes a region encoding these proteins:
- the LOC132063452 gene encoding uncharacterized protein LOC132063452 — MYNDLWSQSFSIVNVRHLPRTGSDHRILLMKCGNMEPPKAKYFKFLNFWTDQDDFLETVKNSWQIEVRGNPMWIMQQKLKRLSNCLSQWSKNIGNVFDKVKDLEEQILWMNKETVILRQKARIKWQEEGDSNTKYFHSVIRHKRKKSHIYRIKNEFDEWIQGDDRIADAAIRHFNRLFSQPDQFTEFKILDNIEKQVTNEDNENLVAIPIMEETYQAIIFLDPDSALRPDGFNGRFYQATWEIIKDDVHNMVRDFFRGGKLTKFFTHTCLILLPKVDSPSSFSQMRPISLSNIPNKTGFIKGRLITDNVLLTQELVQDIKKNNKYGNIVMKLDMAKAYYKVSWLFLKAAIRKMGFSEIFIDVIHRLISRFAETLSNALNNLHNKERYIGCTIQQKGPLINHLCYADDIVIFSSGNKRTIKMITRILKQYERESGQEINIYNSVFLTATHSHKNRRRMISRITGHKHQFFPVKYLGCPIFPGRKRLSDLVDIAKSVMNKAQGWHGLGPLAIYHHSNPSTLMVTDCLQGDNWDMEYISKLVPPNICDVIQKVDIGQRNKMDQAIWIDNPSGKFTCASAFHALRKRMSESPIWKCIWNKGNSFKMAFISWRIIKNKLPMYDRIKNFSNNSDPMCICCNHPKEETILHVFIEGDLAMKCIPVLICWELWKAWSSVKYGNKKYSKAKICYEVAQYMKCILIKKGYNIDLRDNWSRICSSMEAHKAILTSIPIVWNKPPDNVIKMNTDGSKGSKNKA, encoded by the exons atgtataatGACCTGTGGTCTCAGAGCTTCTCTATTGTCAATGTGAGGCATCTTCCAAGAACAGGATCGGACCATAGGATCCTCCTTATGAAATGTGGTAACATGGAACCTCCAAAGGCTAAATATTTCAAGTTCTTGAACTTTTGGACTGACCAGGATGACTTCTTGGAAACAGTGAAGAATTCTTGGCAAATAGAAGTAAGGGGTAATCCCATGTGGATCATGCAACAGAAACTGAAGAGACTTAGCAATTGTCTTAGCCAGTGGTCCAAAAACATTGGCAATGTCTTTGATAAAGTGAAGGATCTTGAAG AGCAAATACTTTGGATGAACAAGGAGACTGTTATTCTCAGACAAAAAGCCAGAATTAAGTGGCAAGAAGAAGGAGATAGTAACACTAAATATTTTCATAGTGTTATTAGACATAAGAGGAAAAAATCTCACATATACAGGATCAAAAATGAGTTTGATGAATGGATCCAAGGGGATGATAGAATTGCTGATGCTGCCATCAGACATTTCAATAGATTGTTCTCACAGCCTGATCAGTTCACTGAATTCAAGATCCTGGATAATATTGAGAAACAGGTGACTAATGAGGATAATGAGAATCTTGTGGCTATCCCTATTATGGAGGAAACTTACCAAGCTATTATTTTCTTGGATCCTGACAGTGCCCTTAGGCCTGATGGTTTTAATGGAAGATTTTATCAAGCTACTTGGGAGATTATCAAAGATGATGTTCATAATATGGTAAGGGATTTCTTCAGAGGGGGAAAACTCACCAAGTTTTTTACCCATACCTGCCTGATCTTATTACCTAAGGTGGACTCTCCTAGTAGTTTCTCTCAGATGAGACCTATTAGTTTGAGTAACATCCCAAATAAG ACTGGGTTTATTAAAGGCAGACTGATAACAGATAATGTGTTACTTACTCAAGAATTAGTCCAGGACATCAAGAAGAATAACAAATATGGGAATATAGTTATGAAACTAGACATGGCCAAAGCCTATTACAAAGTTTCTTGGCTATTTCTCAAAGCTGCTATCAGAAAAATGggtttttctgaaatttttattGATGTCATTCATAGACTCATTTCTAGGTTTG CTGAGACTTTGTCCAACGCACTGAATAATCTACACAACAAGGAAAGGTACATTGGTTGCACTATACAACAGAAGGGGCCTTTGATCAATCATCTATGTTATGCAGATGacatagtcattttctcatctGGAAACAAGAGAACCATCAAAATGATCACTAGAATTCTAAAGCAGTATGAGAGGGAATCTGGTCAAGAGATCAATATTTACAATAGTGTTTTCTTAACTGCAACTCATTCACATAAGAATAGAAGAAGGATGATTAGTAGGATCACTGGGCACAAACATCAATTTTTTCCCGTGAAGTATTTGGGATGTCCTATTTTTCCTGGAAGGAAGAGATTATCCGATCTTGTTGATATTGCTAAAAGTGTCATGAACAAGGCTCAAGGATGGCATG GTCTTGGTCCTCTAGCTATTTATCACCATTCTAATCCCAGTACTCTTATGGTAACAGACTGCCTACAAGGAGACAACTGGGACATGGAGTATATATCAAAATTGGTTCCACCAAATATATGTGATGTTATTCAGAAGGTGGATATTGGGCAAAGAAACAAGATGGACCAGGCCATCTGGATTGATAATCCATCAGGAAAGTTCACTTGTGCCAGTGCCTTTCATGCCCTGAGGAAAAGAATGTCTGAATCTCCTATATGGAAGTGCAtatggaataaaggaaactcCTTTAAAATGGCTTTTATCAGCTGGAGAATTATCAAGAATAAGCTGCCTATGTATGATAGAATTAAGAATTTCTCTAATAATTCTGATCCGATGTGCATTTGTTGTAATCATCCTAAGGAGGAAACTATTCTCCATGTATTCATTGAAGGGGATTTAGCTATGAAG TGCATACCTGTCCTTATCTGTTGGGAATTGTGGAAAGCTTGGAGCTCCGTAAAGTATGGAAACAAGAAGTACTCTAAGGCTAAGATTTGCTATGAAGTGGCtcagtatatgaagtgtatctTGATTAAAAAAGGTTACAACATTGACTTAAGAGATAATTGGAGCAGGATATGCAGTAGCATGGAAGCTCATAAAGCTATCTTAACTAGCATACCTATTGTTTGGAACAAACCTCCAGACAATGTCATCAAGATGAACACTGATGGTAGCAAAGGTTCCAAGAACAAAGCGTGA
- the LOC132063460 gene encoding uncharacterized protein LOC132063460, whose protein sequence is MGSLCGVPPEKKELIHELHQLANLGIRLIDSGSVGIDVNNPTVSSLHVEVKERQYEDPQLSHYRDTFHEKEKSPFELHIDEVLRYRGRFAKKKNDNNSKEMIQKGDDQAVTSKNNGSEEIEKVEEKNDTKQVEEKAVEIHTNKTKGEKQREKRKQRRRRNALKVVTKKGQEGSKNKEKKQRKDGEKENQNQVNNDNIDDETNQLLNKDIIPAEEVKNQEIDSNQEKNSLGQSNENTISEDLVLGESQMNEMPKKQMMPGTAKEPHIKSEAESSNNNNADMDNMQSK, encoded by the exons atgggaagtttatgtgggGTTCCtccagagaagaaagaattaattcatgagctccaccaactagccaACCTTGGAATTCGTCTAATTGACTCAGGCAGTGTAGGAATTGATGTTAATAAtccaactgtttcatccttacATGTGGAAGTGAAGGaacgtcaatatgaagatcctcaattgagccacTACAGAGATACATTCCATGAGAAGGAGAAGTCTCCATTCGAACTTCATATAGATgaagttcttagataccgaggcag ATTTGCTAAGaagaaaaatgataataatagcAAGGAAATGATCCAGAAAGGTGATGACCAAGCTGTGACTAGTAAGAATAATGGAAGTGAGGAGATAGAAAAAGTGGAGGAAAAAAATGACACTAAACAG GTTGAGGAAAAAGCTGTAGAAATACATACTAATAAGAccaaaggagaaaaacaaagggaGAAGAGAAAACagagaaggagaagaaacgcTTTGAAAGTTGTTACAAAAAAAGGTCAAGAAGGAAGTAAGAACAAGGAAAAGAAGCAGaggaaagatggagaaaaggAAAATCAGAATCAGGTCAATAATGACAATATTGATGATGAGACTAATCAACTCCTCAATAAAGACATTATCCCTGCTGAAGAAGTTAAAAATCAGGAAATAGATAGCAATCAGGAGAAGAATTCTCTAG GGCAGAGTAATGAGAACACTATATCTGAGGATCTTGTTCTAGGAGAAAGCCAAATGAATGAGATGCCGAAGAAACAAATGATGCCTGGTACTGCCAAGGAACCTCATATAAAATCAGAAGCAGAATCAAGTAATAACAATAATGCAGACATGGACAACATGCAATCCAAATGA